From a region of the Streptomyces sp. NBC_00193 genome:
- a CDS encoding ROK family protein, translated as MKHVIALDVGGTGMKAALVAADGTLLHEARRATGRERGAEAVVETIQDFAAELLDLGRERFATTASAAGVAVPGIVDAENGIAVYAANLGWRDVPMRELLGRRLGGIPVALGHDVRTGGLAEGRIGAGRGADRFLFVPLGTGIAGAIGIAGRIEAGAHGYAGEIGHIVVRPGGPACGCGQNGCLETLASASAVSRAWAAASGDPEADAADCAKAVESGDERAREVWLAAIGALADGLVTAITLLDPRTLIIGGGLAEAGETLFTPLRTAVEERVTFQRLPHIVPAALGDTAGCLGAGLLAWDLLATEVPA; from the coding sequence GTGAAACACGTCATCGCCCTCGATGTGGGCGGCACTGGGATGAAGGCCGCCCTCGTCGCCGCCGACGGCACCCTGCTCCACGAGGCGCGCCGCGCCACCGGCCGTGAGCGGGGCGCCGAAGCCGTCGTCGAGACGATCCAGGACTTCGCCGCCGAGCTCCTCGACCTCGGCCGGGAACGCTTCGCCACCACCGCCTCCGCGGCCGGCGTGGCCGTCCCCGGCATCGTCGACGCCGAGAACGGGATCGCCGTGTACGCGGCGAACCTGGGCTGGCGCGACGTCCCCATGCGCGAACTGCTCGGCAGACGCCTCGGCGGCATCCCGGTCGCCCTCGGCCACGACGTCCGCACGGGCGGACTCGCCGAGGGCCGCATCGGCGCGGGCCGCGGCGCCGACCGCTTCCTGTTCGTCCCCCTCGGCACCGGCATCGCCGGAGCCATCGGCATCGCCGGCCGCATCGAGGCCGGCGCGCACGGGTACGCGGGCGAGATCGGCCACATCGTGGTCCGCCCCGGCGGCCCCGCCTGCGGCTGCGGCCAGAACGGCTGCCTGGAGACCCTGGCCTCCGCCTCCGCCGTCAGCCGCGCCTGGGCGGCCGCCTCCGGCGACCCCGAGGCGGACGCCGCGGACTGCGCCAAGGCCGTGGAGTCCGGCGACGAGCGCGCCCGGGAGGTCTGGCTCGCCGCCATCGGCGCCCTGGCCGACGGGCTGGTCACCGCGATCACCCTGCTGGACCCGCGCACGCTGATCATCGGTGGCGGACTGGCCGAGGCCGGGGAAACCTTGTTCACACCACTACGGACGGCCGTCGAGGAACGCGTGACGTTCCAGCGGCTGCCCCACATCGTCCCGGCGGCCCTCGGGGACACCGCCGGATGCCTGGGTGCAGGGCTGCTCGCCTGGGATCTACTCGCCACGGAGGTACCTGCCTGA
- the nagA gene encoding N-acetylglucosamine-6-phosphate deacetylase, with protein MSGSAHVGRSTVLSGADVVLPTGIVKGGRLIVDGDRIAGSAHEDAAVIDLTGHWIVPGFVDMHNHGGGGASFTSGTAEEVLKGVRTHREHGTTTLVASTVTGDLDELARRAGLLAELTQQGDIAGIHFEGPFINPCRKGAHKEDLLRDPDPAEVRKLIDASNGAARMFTLATELPGGLDSVRLLAEHGVIAAIGHTDSTYEQTLEAIEAGATVATHLYNAMPGLEHRAPGPIAALLEDERVTVELINDGVHLHPAMLELAFHHAGAHRVALITDAMDAAGFGDGTYHLGPLEVEVKEGVARLVEGGSIAGSTLTLDTAFKRSVTLDKLPVESVVQAISANPAKLIGVYDRVGSLEPGKYADLVVLDSDFDVRGVMRRGEWIVDPLAGK; from the coding sequence ATGTCCGGAAGCGCACATGTGGGCCGCAGCACCGTTCTCTCCGGCGCCGACGTGGTGCTGCCCACGGGCATCGTCAAGGGCGGGCGCCTGATCGTCGACGGCGACCGCATCGCCGGCAGCGCCCACGAGGACGCGGCCGTCATCGACCTGACCGGGCACTGGATCGTCCCCGGCTTCGTCGACATGCACAACCACGGCGGCGGCGGTGCCTCCTTCACCTCCGGCACCGCCGAGGAGGTGCTCAAGGGCGTACGGACCCACCGCGAGCACGGCACCACCACCCTGGTCGCCTCCACCGTCACCGGTGACCTGGACGAGCTCGCCCGCCGCGCCGGGCTGCTCGCCGAGCTGACCCAGCAGGGCGACATCGCGGGCATCCACTTCGAGGGCCCCTTCATCAACCCCTGCCGCAAGGGCGCGCACAAGGAAGACCTGCTGCGCGACCCCGACCCGGCCGAGGTCCGCAAGCTGATCGACGCCTCGAACGGCGCCGCCCGCATGTTCACCCTCGCCACCGAACTCCCCGGCGGCCTGGACTCCGTACGGCTGCTCGCCGAGCACGGGGTCATCGCGGCGATCGGCCACACGGACTCCACCTACGAGCAGACCCTCGAAGCCATCGAGGCGGGCGCGACCGTGGCCACCCACCTCTACAACGCGATGCCGGGCCTGGAGCACCGCGCCCCGGGCCCCATCGCGGCCCTGCTGGAGGACGAGCGGGTCACCGTCGAGCTCATCAACGACGGTGTCCACCTGCACCCCGCCATGCTGGAACTGGCCTTCCACCACGCCGGCGCGCACCGGGTGGCGCTGATCACCGACGCGATGGACGCGGCCGGCTTCGGTGACGGGACCTACCACCTCGGCCCGCTGGAGGTCGAGGTCAAGGAGGGCGTCGCCCGCCTCGTCGAGGGCGGCTCCATCGCGGGCTCCACCCTCACCCTGGACACCGCCTTCAAGCGGTCGGTCACCCTCGACAAGCTCCCCGTCGAGTCCGTGGTCCAGGCGATCTCCGCCAACCCGGCCAAGCTGATCGGCGTCTACGACCGGGTCGGCTCGCTGGAGCCCGGAAAGTACGCGGACCTCGTCGTCCTCGACTCCGACTTCGACGTCCGCGGCGTCATGCGGCGCGGGGAATGGATCGTCGACCCGCTCGCGGGCAAGTAG
- a CDS encoding 1-phosphofructokinase family hexose kinase, translating to MILTVTLNTALDVTYRVPRLLAHASHRVTEVTERPGGKGLNVARVLAAIGHEVTATGFAGGPTGRLVRELLASSPGVRDELVPCTGTTRRTLAVVDEASGDTTQFNEPGPLITAAEWSGFLSRYEALLTGGARAVALCGSLPPGVPVGAYATLVRAARAAGVPVLLDTSGEALRRGVAARPDVIKPNAAELAELTGSRDPLPATRDARRRGAHAVVTSLGPAGLLAATALGTWRAAPPRTLTGNPTGAGDSAVAGLLSALTEGLDWPARLTRAVALSAATVTSPVAGEFDPTVYEEVRGSVAVTGSGSP from the coding sequence ATGATCCTGACCGTGACGCTCAACACCGCACTCGACGTCACCTACCGCGTACCGCGCCTGCTCGCGCACGCCTCCCACCGCGTCACCGAGGTCACCGAACGCCCCGGCGGCAAGGGCCTGAACGTGGCCCGCGTGCTCGCCGCGATCGGTCACGAGGTCACCGCGACCGGCTTCGCGGGCGGCCCCACGGGCCGCCTCGTACGCGAACTGCTCGCCTCCTCCCCCGGCGTCCGCGACGAGCTGGTCCCCTGCACCGGCACCACCCGCCGCACCCTGGCCGTCGTCGACGAGGCCTCCGGGGACACCACGCAGTTCAACGAACCCGGCCCGCTGATCACCGCCGCCGAGTGGTCCGGGTTCCTCTCCCGCTACGAGGCCCTGCTGACGGGCGGCGCCCGCGCGGTGGCCCTGTGCGGCAGCCTGCCCCCGGGCGTGCCCGTGGGGGCCTACGCCACCCTCGTACGGGCGGCCCGCGCGGCCGGCGTGCCCGTCCTCCTCGACACCAGCGGCGAAGCCCTGCGCCGCGGGGTCGCCGCCCGCCCCGACGTGATCAAACCGAACGCCGCCGAGCTCGCCGAGCTGACCGGGTCCCGCGACCCGCTCCCCGCCACCCGCGACGCCCGCCGGCGCGGGGCCCACGCGGTGGTCACCTCGCTCGGCCCGGCCGGACTGCTCGCCGCCACCGCCCTGGGCACCTGGCGGGCGGCCCCACCCCGCACCCTGACGGGCAACCCCACCGGCGCCGGCGACTCCGCGGTCGCGGGCCTCCTCTCGGCCCTCACCGAAGGGCTGGACTGGCCGGCCCGCCTGACCCGCGCGGTGGCCCTCTCGGCCGCCACGGTCACCTCCCCGGTGGCGGGCGAGTTCGACCCCACCGTCTACGAGGAGGTCCGGGGGTCGGTGGCCGTGACGGGGAGCGGGTCCCCCTGA